In Chryseobacterium gleum, a single genomic region encodes these proteins:
- the nadD gene encoding nicotinate (nicotinamide) nucleotide adenylyltransferase encodes MKKIGLFFGSFNPIHIGHLILANYILENSDMDELWFVVSPQNPFKDKKSLLNDHNRLDMVQLAVKNYPNMRASNVEFSLPKPSYTIDTLTYLHEKYPYYSFSLIMGEDNLKGLHKWKNSDVLIKNHHIIVYPRVFEGEKKDSEYLQHENISLIKAPVIELSATEIRNMIKNGKNVRPMLPPEVFEYLDGSNFYQ; translated from the coding sequence ATGAAAAAAATCGGTTTATTTTTCGGATCATTCAATCCTATTCATATCGGACATCTTATTCTGGCTAATTATATCCTGGAAAACTCTGATATGGATGAACTTTGGTTTGTAGTAAGCCCGCAAAATCCGTTTAAAGACAAGAAATCTTTACTGAATGACCATAACAGACTGGATATGGTACAGCTGGCAGTAAAGAATTATCCCAATATGAGAGCTTCCAATGTGGAATTTTCTCTTCCAAAGCCAAGCTATACTATTGATACTTTAACATATCTTCACGAAAAATATCCTTATTATTCTTTCAGTTTAATCATGGGAGAAGATAATCTCAAAGGCCTGCACAAATGGAAAAATTCTGATGTCCTGATCAAAAATCATCATATCATTGTTTATCCGAGAGTATTTGAAGGTGAGAAAAAAGATTCGGAATATCTACAACATGAAAATATTTCGCTGATCAAAGCTCCGGTTATAGAGCTTTCTGCCACCGAAATCCGTAACATGATCAAAAATGGTAAAAATGTAAGACCTATGCTTCCGCCTGAAGTTTTTGAATATTTGGATGGTAGTAATTTTTATCAATAA
- the smpB gene encoding SsrA-binding protein SmpB has translation MKIEKTVNILNRRARFEYEILEEYEAGMVLTGTEIKSLRSSKASITESFCQFIDGELYIINMMIDEYKLGTFYNHKTKRERKLLLHKKELQKLEKKLKDAGNTIIPLKLYITDRGKAKVLIALGRGKKLFDKREAIKDRENKRNLDRILKKS, from the coding sequence ATGAAGATTGAGAAAACAGTTAATATATTAAACAGAAGAGCCCGTTTTGAATATGAAATTCTGGAAGAATACGAAGCCGGAATGGTTTTGACGGGTACAGAAATAAAATCTTTGCGTTCATCAAAAGCATCTATCACAGAATCGTTCTGTCAGTTTATTGATGGGGAATTGTACATCATCAACATGATGATTGATGAGTATAAATTGGGAACTTTTTACAACCATAAAACAAAAAGGGAACGGAAATTGCTCTTGCACAAAAAAGAATTACAAAAACTTGAAAAAAAGTTAAAGGATGCCGGGAACACCATCATACCTTTAAAATTATATATCACTGACCGAGGTAAAGCAAAGGTGCTGATAGCGCTGGGTAGAGGGAAAAAGCTTTTCGATAAAAGAGAGGCGATAAAAGATAGAGAAAATAAACGGAACCTGGACAGAATATTAAAGAAAAGTTAA
- a CDS encoding YebC/PmpR family DNA-binding transcriptional regulator — MGRAFEYRKASKMARWDKMAKTFSKIGKDIALAVKAGGPDPESNPALRRCIQNAKGANMPKDNVERAIKKASGADAENYEEITYEGYGQGGVAFFVECTTNNTTRTVANVRAVFNKFDGNLGKNGELAFIFDRKGIFTIDLAQIKMDWDDFEMEMIDGGAEDVEKDEEEVMITTAFEDFGSLSHKLDELGIEAKSAELQRIPNNTKEVNAEQFKANMKMLERFEEDDDVQNVYHNMEITEELMNSL, encoded by the coding sequence ATGGGAAGAGCATTTGAATATAGAAAAGCTTCTAAAATGGCCAGATGGGATAAAATGGCCAAAACATTCTCTAAAATAGGAAAAGATATTGCATTGGCTGTAAAGGCTGGCGGACCTGATCCGGAATCTAACCCGGCATTGAGAAGATGTATCCAGAATGCAAAAGGTGCCAATATGCCTAAGGATAACGTAGAAAGAGCAATTAAAAAAGCAAGTGGTGCAGACGCAGAAAACTATGAAGAAATCACTTATGAAGGCTACGGGCAGGGTGGCGTTGCTTTTTTTGTAGAATGTACTACAAACAATACAACAAGAACTGTTGCGAACGTAAGAGCGGTTTTCAATAAGTTTGATGGTAACCTTGGGAAAAATGGAGAGCTGGCATTTATCTTTGATAGAAAAGGAATTTTCACAATCGATCTTGCACAGATCAAAATGGATTGGGATGATTTTGAAATGGAAATGATTGACGGAGGAGCAGAAGATGTGGAAAAAGATGAAGAAGAAGTAATGATTACAACAGCTTTTGAAGATTTCGGTTCTCTGTCTCACAAACTGGATGAGCTTGGAATTGAAGCAAAAAGTGCAGAATTACAAAGAATTCCAAACAATACAAAAGAAGTAAACGCAGAACAGTTCAAAGCGAATATGAAAATGCTTGAGCGTTTTGAAGAGGACGATGATGTGCAAAACGTTTACCACAACATGGAAATCACAGAAGAGCTGATGAACTCTTTATAA
- a CDS encoding SDR family NAD(P)-dependent oxidoreductase yields the protein MDLQLKGKRALVTGSSSGLGEAIAKMLADEGASVIIHGRDKERAEKVMYSILEKGGVAEVAVGDLSTDEGADQVAAEALKSGQIDILVNNVGATSHKSWGEASADDWLDIYNTNVVSYVRMIQRIVPQMKNLGWGRVIHIGGGLGIQPIKEQPHYNATLAARHNMSVSLARSLKDTGITSNVVSPGAIMNPMVEEWLKNAAPKFNWGTDPEEIRYKAVQELIPNDTGRFGEPEEIAGAVAYLCSPFADYISGSVLRVDGGTIRCL from the coding sequence ATGGATTTACAATTAAAAGGAAAAAGGGCTCTCGTTACCGGCTCAAGCTCAGGTTTGGGCGAAGCAATAGCAAAAATGCTGGCAGATGAAGGAGCTTCTGTAATTATTCATGGCAGGGATAAAGAACGTGCAGAGAAAGTGATGTATTCCATATTAGAGAAAGGAGGCGTTGCAGAAGTTGCTGTAGGTGATCTTTCAACGGATGAAGGCGCGGATCAGGTTGCAGCTGAAGCTTTAAAGTCCGGGCAGATTGATATTCTCGTTAATAATGTAGGAGCAACTTCTCATAAATCATGGGGAGAAGCAAGTGCCGATGACTGGCTGGATATTTACAATACTAATGTAGTTTCCTATGTCCGCATGATTCAGCGTATTGTTCCTCAGATGAAAAATTTAGGTTGGGGAAGAGTAATACATATCGGTGGAGGGCTGGGCATACAGCCCATAAAAGAGCAGCCTCATTACAATGCAACTTTGGCGGCCCGTCACAATATGTCAGTTTCTCTTGCCAGATCACTTAAAGATACAGGAATTACCTCAAATGTGGTTTCACCGGGAGCAATTATGAATCCAATGGTTGAAGAGTGGCTTAAAAATGCAGCCCCGAAATTTAACTGGGGTACCGATCCGGAGGAAATCAGATATAAGGCTGTACAGGAGCTCATTCCTAATGATACGGGCAGATTTGGGGAGCCTGAAGAAATTGCAGGAGCTGTGGCCTATCTTTGCAGCCCTTTTGCTGATTATATCAGTGGTTCTGTACTTAGGGTTGATGGCGGTACCATCCGGTGCTTATAA
- a CDS encoding OmpA family protein: MKNLKLGISALALTVASTVFAQTTNNPWLIGVGAHAENHVAARSNFSNTFSANNLTKSMFNVNNFSITPPLSKLTVARNVGKGLVIDWQTSVGNVENKRFNMGKEFFLMTGLGFQAHAAGLLWNEESWFDPYLRVGANYLRHDYTALTFPRTSVDANGNPIETVTNGKDGNENGKANHFTVATGAGANFWVTKNFGLGIQGDYVSTPGDKSTVANFWQASASILFRFGNRDRDKDGILDKDDLCPDTPGLPEFQGCPDTDGDGVPDKDDQCPDVAGPVENNGCPWPDTDGDGVIDKDDACPTVAGPAENNGCPWPDTDGDGILDKDDACPTVPGLPEYNGCPKPKEVTATDVEKNLKSVYFDFNKATIKPESKGALDTAAEIIKKDGGRFLLVGETDKKGSDAYNLKLSKERAASVVAALDARGVDTNVLKSIGIGEQNAKVAESASDAERQSDRKVTVRYIGDDSEWNKYQKSDVVAPAKKATKKATKKAPAKKKAAAKKKK; the protein is encoded by the coding sequence ATGAAAAATCTAAAATTAGGAATTTCAGCATTGGCGCTTACTGTTGCCTCTACTGTTTTCGCGCAGACTACCAACAATCCGTGGTTGATCGGAGTTGGTGCTCATGCTGAAAACCACGTAGCAGCAAGAAGTAACTTCAGTAATACGTTCTCTGCTAACAATTTGACAAAAAGTATGTTCAATGTGAACAACTTTTCTATTACACCTCCACTATCTAAGTTAACAGTTGCTAGAAACGTTGGTAAAGGTTTAGTAATTGACTGGCAAACTTCTGTTGGAAATGTTGAAAACAAAAGATTCAACATGGGGAAAGAATTTTTCCTAATGACAGGTCTTGGTTTCCAGGCTCACGCTGCAGGTCTTTTATGGAACGAAGAATCTTGGTTTGATCCATATTTAAGAGTTGGTGCTAACTACTTAAGACATGACTATACAGCTCTTACTTTCCCTAGAACATCTGTTGATGCTAACGGTAACCCAATCGAAACTGTAACAAACGGTAAGGATGGTAACGAAAACGGTAAAGCTAACCACTTCACTGTAGCTACAGGTGCTGGTGCTAACTTCTGGGTAACTAAGAACTTCGGTCTTGGTATTCAGGGAGATTACGTATCAACTCCAGGTGACAAATCTACTGTTGCTAACTTCTGGCAAGCTTCTGCTTCCATCTTATTCAGATTCGGAAACAGAGATAGAGATAAGGATGGTATCCTAGATAAAGATGACCTTTGTCCAGATACTCCAGGTTTACCAGAATTCCAAGGATGTCCTGATACTGACGGTGACGGAGTTCCAGATAAAGACGATCAATGTCCAGATGTGGCTGGTCCAGTTGAAAACAACGGATGCCCTTGGCCAGATACTGACGGTGACGGTGTAATCGACAAAGATGATGCTTGTCCTACAGTAGCAGGTCCTGCTGAAAACAACGGTTGTCCTTGGCCAGATACAGACGGTGACGGTATCCTAGATAAAGATGATGCTTGTCCTACTGTTCCAGGTCTTCCAGAATACAACGGATGTCCTAAACCAAAAGAAGTAACAGCTACTGATGTTGAGAAAAACCTTAAGAGCGTATACTTCGATTTCAACAAAGCTACAATCAAGCCTGAATCTAAAGGAGCTTTAGATACAGCTGCTGAAATCATTAAGAAAGATGGAGGTAGATTCCTATTAGTTGGTGAAACTGACAAAAAAGGAAGTGATGCTTACAACTTGAAGTTATCTAAAGAAAGAGCTGCTTCTGTAGTTGCTGCTTTAGATGCGAGAGGTGTAGATACTAACGTATTGAAATCAATCGGTATTGGAGAGCAAAATGCTAAAGTTGCAGAATCTGCATCTGACGCTGAAAGACAATCTGATAGAAAAGTAACTGTTAGATACATTGGTGATGACAGTGAGTGGAACAAATATCAGAAATCTGATGTTGTAGCTCCAGCGAAAAAAGCTACTAAAAAGGCTACTAAAAAAGCTCCAGCTAAGAAAAAAGCTGCTGCTAAAAAGAAAAAATAA
- a CDS encoding DUF3817 domain-containing protein: MNFIEKFFSKYSQEKIIRWFKQICLAEAVSCLLLYCVAMIWIRYDENVYSIIFISVIGSLHGLFFTLYLLLCLPARKIYNWDDEDFVFALLSAFFPFATVWVDKKLARFDRE; the protein is encoded by the coding sequence ATGAACTTTATTGAAAAATTTTTCTCAAAATATTCTCAGGAAAAAATCATCAGATGGTTTAAGCAAATTTGTCTTGCAGAAGCCGTTTCATGTCTCTTACTGTATTGCGTTGCGATGATCTGGATCCGGTATGATGAAAATGTATATTCTATTATCTTCATCAGTGTTATTGGTAGTTTACATGGATTATTTTTTACACTTTACCTTTTACTCTGCCTTCCTGCCAGAAAAATTTATAACTGGGATGATGAAGATTTTGTTTTTGCCTTATTATCTGCCTTCTTTCCTTTTGCAACGGTTTGGGTAGATAAAAAGCTTGCCCGATTCGACAGAGAATAA
- a CDS encoding ABC-F family ATP-binding cassette domain-containing protein: MLTVSNLSLQFGKRVLFDEVNIMFTKGNCYGIIGANGAGKSTFLKILTGKQDPTTGHVSLEPGKRMSVLEQDHFAYDQFTVLEAVLRGNKKLFEIKEEMDALYAKEDFSDEDGIKAGELGVIYDEMGGWTAESDAQTMLSNVGITEDMHWQLMGELENKDKVKVLLAQALFGNPDVLILDEPTNDLDIDTISWLEDFLADYENTVIVVSHDRHFLDTVCTHIGDLDYSKLNLYTGNYSFWYQASQLATKQRAQANKKAEEKKKELQDFIARFSSNVAKAKQATARKKMIDKLNIDDIKPTSRRYPAIIFEMEREAGDQILDVKGLEKTKDGELLFSNIDLNLKKGDKVAVLSKNSLAITEFFEILAGNVEADKGTVAWGVTTTQSHMPLDNTNFFQEDLSLVDWLRQFTKNDEERHEEFVRGFLGRMLFSGDEALKSCKVLSGGEKMRCMFSRMMLQKANVLLLDEPTNHLDLESITTLNNSLSNFKGNILLSSHDHEMLSTVCNRIIELTPNGIIDREMNYDEYLADKKVKELREKMYS, encoded by the coding sequence ATGTTAACAGTATCTAACTTATCTTTACAATTCGGGAAAAGAGTTCTTTTTGACGAGGTAAATATTATGTTTACCAAAGGAAACTGCTACGGGATCATCGGAGCAAACGGTGCGGGAAAGTCTACATTCCTGAAAATACTAACAGGAAAGCAGGATCCTACAACAGGGCATGTATCTCTGGAACCAGGGAAAAGGATGTCAGTTTTGGAACAGGATCACTTTGCTTATGACCAGTTTACTGTTCTTGAAGCGGTTTTAAGAGGTAATAAGAAATTATTTGAGATAAAAGAGGAAATGGATGCGTTATACGCAAAAGAAGATTTCTCTGACGAAGACGGTATTAAAGCCGGTGAACTAGGTGTAATCTATGATGAAATGGGTGGATGGACTGCAGAATCTGATGCGCAAACCATGCTTTCTAACGTAGGAATCACTGAAGACATGCACTGGCAGCTAATGGGTGAGCTTGAAAACAAAGACAAAGTAAAGGTTCTTTTGGCTCAGGCACTTTTCGGTAATCCCGATGTATTGATTCTGGATGAGCCTACCAACGACCTTGACATTGATACCATCTCATGGCTGGAAGATTTCCTTGCTGATTATGAAAACACTGTAATCGTTGTATCTCACGACCGTCACTTCCTGGACACTGTTTGTACACACATTGGTGACCTTGATTATTCTAAACTTAACCTTTACACAGGTAACTATTCTTTCTGGTACCAGGCATCTCAGCTGGCAACCAAACAGAGAGCCCAGGCAAACAAAAAGGCTGAAGAGAAGAAGAAAGAACTTCAGGACTTCATTGCAAGATTCAGTTCTAACGTAGCGAAGGCGAAACAGGCTACTGCAAGAAAGAAAATGATCGATAAATTAAACATCGATGACATCAAACCAACATCAAGAAGATACCCTGCAATCATTTTCGAAATGGAGAGAGAAGCAGGAGATCAGATCCTTGACGTAAAAGGTCTTGAGAAAACAAAAGACGGAGAATTATTATTCTCTAACATTGATTTAAATCTTAAAAAAGGAGATAAAGTAGCCGTACTTTCTAAAAACTCTTTGGCGATCACAGAATTTTTCGAAATTCTTGCCGGAAATGTTGAAGCAGATAAAGGAACAGTTGCATGGGGAGTTACAACTACCCAATCTCACATGCCGCTAGACAATACAAACTTCTTCCAGGAAGACCTGAGTCTGGTTGACTGGCTGAGACAATTTACAAAGAACGATGAGGAACGTCATGAAGAATTCGTAAGAGGATTCTTAGGCAGAATGTTATTCTCCGGTGATGAAGCTTTGAAATCCTGTAAAGTACTTTCAGGGGGTGAAAAAATGAGATGTATGTTCAGCAGAATGATGCTTCAGAAAGCAAACGTTCTTTTACTGGACGAACCTACCAACCACTTAGACCTTGAGAGTATCACGACCTTAAATAACTCTTTGTCTAATTTCAAAGGAAACATTCTGTTGTCATCTCATGACCACGAAATGCTTTCAACAGTCTGTAACAGAATCATTGAGCTGACTCCTAACGGAATCATCGACAGAGAAATGAATTATGACGAGTATCTTGCTGATAAAAAGGTAAAAGAATTAAGAGAAAAAATGTATTCTTAA
- a CDS encoding outer membrane beta-barrel family protein: MQNEQAYYNNPNAGASFNFRQGKWSGNSNFRTGSWTDRQRYTLSNGDSTFKNESFGFNDDPNKNFGGGFNIDYEINKKHSLGFSYNMRYNKSFNSVLDITNLQNGVLNNRTVNYEDAQTRNHSFNLNYEMKTDSLGSKLTSNISYLWFNRDKVSFNESLPLTNDTINKYSALHQAVPQIINNYAANIDYLKKTAKGATWLMGISYNHTNTDNDTRQDKLKNGEFIIDPNQTNHFIYKENILGIYLNYERKLTEKISGKIGARYEMTRSTGDIVDKTGFERNYNNLLPYLNLNYAINSDHNLSYTFSSRIRRPRFWELNPSRTYFTPTNYTQNNPFILASKYYNQELNYMYKNAFYANLSFNMVEDAAASDLIPLQGTVTAPQKDAKGNIIKDIKGNPIMETTRFLRYIRTNYGKNREIALTLGMNKSWFKDIWTTNYSVNLGYIAYKGGVFEDPTAMPAPGETEVIDPYIIDVKNYNMSVTINNVIRLSSKKDWFLGVNYFFASQTAMEAGMIGARQSFDFSLKKIAGDWTIVAEVSDLFNQSFYSIKGVQPNGKFNNITNFNYPRLMSIGVTYNFGNQKLKKAREMKSANDAVKSRT; this comes from the coding sequence ATGCAGAACGAGCAGGCTTATTACAATAATCCCAATGCCGGAGCTTCTTTTAACTTCAGACAAGGTAAATGGTCGGGGAACTCCAATTTCAGAACGGGAAGCTGGACAGACAGACAAAGATATACGCTTTCCAACGGAGATTCTACTTTCAAAAATGAATCATTTGGATTTAATGATGATCCTAACAAAAATTTTGGTGGAGGCTTCAATATCGATTATGAGATCAATAAGAAACACAGTCTTGGATTCTCCTACAACATGAGATACAATAAAAGTTTCAATTCTGTACTGGACATTACCAACTTGCAAAACGGAGTATTGAATAACAGAACAGTCAATTATGAAGATGCACAGACCAGAAATCACTCTTTCAATCTGAATTATGAGATGAAAACAGATTCTTTAGGGAGTAAACTTACCTCAAACATTTCTTATCTATGGTTCAACAGGGATAAAGTAAGCTTTAATGAGAGTTTACCTTTAACAAATGATACGATTAATAAATATTCTGCATTGCATCAAGCGGTACCACAGATCATCAACAATTATGCAGCCAATATCGATTATCTGAAAAAGACAGCTAAAGGAGCCACATGGTTAATGGGAATCAGTTACAATCACACCAACACAGATAACGATACCCGGCAGGATAAGCTGAAAAACGGAGAGTTTATCATAGATCCCAATCAAACCAACCACTTCATTTATAAGGAAAATATATTGGGAATTTATCTGAATTATGAAAGAAAACTGACTGAAAAAATATCCGGAAAAATTGGTGCCCGCTACGAAATGACCAGAAGCACCGGAGACATTGTTGATAAAACAGGTTTTGAAAGAAATTACAACAATCTGCTGCCTTATCTTAATTTAAATTACGCTATCAATTCCGATCATAATCTGAGCTACACTTTTTCCAGCAGAATCAGAAGACCGAGATTCTGGGAGCTGAATCCTTCAAGAACCTACTTTACTCCAACCAATTATACACAGAACAATCCATTTATACTGGCATCAAAGTATTATAATCAGGAGTTAAATTATATGTACAAAAATGCATTCTATGCCAATCTTAGTTTCAATATGGTGGAAGATGCAGCGGCTTCAGACCTGATTCCATTGCAGGGAACTGTAACGGCTCCCCAAAAAGATGCTAAGGGGAACATCATAAAGGACATCAAAGGTAATCCGATTATGGAAACCACAAGATTTTTAAGGTATATCAGAACCAATTATGGTAAAAACAGGGAGATTGCTTTAACTCTTGGAATGAACAAATCCTGGTTTAAAGACATATGGACCACCAACTATTCTGTCAATTTAGGATATATTGCCTACAAAGGCGGAGTATTTGAAGATCCTACTGCCATGCCGGCCCCGGGAGAAACTGAAGTTATAGATCCTTATATCATTGATGTAAAAAACTACAATATGTCTGTAACCATCAATAATGTTATAAGACTTTCTTCAAAAAAAGACTGGTTCCTGGGAGTGAATTACTTCTTTGCCAGCCAGACCGCTATGGAAGCTGGAATGATAGGTGCAAGACAGAGTTTTGACTTCAGTCTGAAAAAAATTGCGGGAGATTGGACTATCGTAGCAGAAGTAAGCGATCTGTTTAACCAAAGCTTTTACAGCATTAAAGGAGTTCAGCCTAATGGAAAATTTAACAATATCACCAATTTCAACTATCCAAGGTTAATGAGCATAGGTGTTACTTACAATTTCGGAAATCAGAAACTGAAAAAAGCCAGGGAAATGAAATCAGCTAATGATGCTGTAAAATCAAGAACCTAA
- the recJ gene encoding single-stranded-DNA-specific exonuclease RecJ, with protein sequence MSQKWIYKPEPDEEVVDRLSSSLGFGTFESKILVLRGIDNYQKAREFFKPNLNDIHNPFLMADMQKAVERIATAIENGEKILVYGDYDVDGTTAVALMYLYLSKIVEKKYLDYYIPDRNSEGYGISTEGIDFAKENGFSLIIALDCGIKALDMINYASNLGIDFIICDHHLPGEEIPNAAAVLDPKRSDCRYPFKELSGCGVGFKLCQGLNTIYKLPEAELFELTDLLAISIAADIVSMTGENRVLAKMGLKTLRKTRNLGLRLLIPEDKLSHFEISNIVFEIAPKINAAGRISHGKAAVELMVSDNLKHANQIVNDIMNLNDERRELDMNSTLSALNQIIESQQETKHTTIVYHPEWNKGVIGIVASRLIETYYKPTLVFTDGNNGEMVASARSVSDFDVHEALDMCSEYFLKFGGHHAAAGLSMEKDKFDAFKEKFERIVSEKIQEHQKEPSITIDTEIKIDEINREFINFHRKLAPFGPHNMKPIFTLTNQKLSGYVKTMGKDNNHLKFYIKQESTGRNIECVGFKLGQFVEDFKNKNFDLAFTLEENHWKGNVTHYLNIKDVKFRD encoded by the coding sequence ATGAGTCAAAAATGGATTTACAAGCCTGAACCCGATGAGGAAGTTGTGGACAGACTAAGTTCGTCACTTGGTTTTGGTACTTTTGAATCTAAAATCCTCGTTCTAAGGGGAATTGACAATTATCAAAAGGCCAGAGAATTCTTCAAACCGAACCTTAACGATATCCACAACCCGTTTTTAATGGCAGATATGCAAAAAGCTGTAGAGCGTATTGCCACCGCTATTGAAAATGGTGAAAAAATACTGGTATATGGTGACTATGATGTGGACGGAACCACAGCCGTTGCTTTAATGTACCTTTACCTGAGCAAGATTGTTGAGAAAAAATATCTGGACTACTACATTCCGGATAGAAATTCTGAAGGCTACGGAATTTCTACTGAAGGAATTGATTTCGCCAAAGAAAATGGCTTTTCACTAATCATTGCTCTTGACTGTGGAATCAAGGCACTTGACATGATCAATTATGCCTCTAATCTCGGTATTGATTTTATTATCTGTGATCACCACCTTCCGGGCGAAGAGATTCCTAATGCTGCAGCTGTACTTGACCCTAAAAGAAGTGACTGCCGATATCCTTTCAAAGAACTTTCAGGATGCGGGGTTGGCTTTAAGCTTTGCCAGGGTTTGAATACTATTTATAAATTACCGGAAGCTGAGTTATTTGAACTGACCGATCTTCTTGCGATCTCCATTGCAGCAGATATTGTTTCCATGACAGGAGAAAACAGAGTCCTGGCAAAAATGGGATTAAAAACTCTACGGAAGACCAGAAATCTTGGTTTAAGATTATTGATTCCTGAAGACAAGCTTTCTCATTTTGAAATCTCCAATATCGTTTTTGAAATAGCTCCTAAAATTAATGCTGCTGGAAGAATTTCCCATGGTAAAGCAGCTGTGGAGCTTATGGTTTCTGACAATCTGAAGCATGCCAACCAGATTGTAAATGACATTATGAACCTCAACGATGAAAGACGAGAACTGGATATGAACTCCACCCTTTCTGCCTTGAATCAGATTATAGAATCACAGCAGGAAACCAAACATACTACGATCGTTTATCATCCTGAATGGAATAAAGGAGTAATCGGTATTGTAGCCTCAAGACTTATTGAAACGTATTATAAACCGACACTTGTATTTACCGATGGTAATAATGGTGAAATGGTAGCTTCCGCAAGGTCAGTTTCCGATTTTGATGTACATGAAGCTCTTGATATGTGTTCTGAATATTTCCTTAAATTCGGGGGCCATCATGCTGCTGCCGGACTTTCAATGGAGAAAGACAAGTTTGATGCTTTCAAGGAAAAATTTGAAAGAATTGTTTCTGAAAAAATCCAGGAACATCAGAAAGAACCTTCGATTACCATTGATACGGAAATCAAAATTGATGAGATCAACAGAGAATTTATCAATTTCCACAGAAAACTGGCTCCATTCGGACCTCACAATATGAAACCTATTTTTACATTAACCAATCAGAAGCTTTCAGGATATGTGAAAACCATGGGAAAAGATAACAATCATCTGAAGTTTTATATCAAGCAGGAATCTACGGGACGAAATATTGAATGTGTAGGTTTCAAACTTGGACAGTTCGTGGAGGATTTTAAAAATAAAAATTTTGATCTGGCTTTTACTCTGGAAGAAAACCATTGGAAAGGCAATGTTACCCATTATCTTAATATCAAGGATGTGAAGTTCAGGGATTAA
- a CDS encoding outer membrane beta-barrel family protein translates to MGGYLNIDYQLNDKSNLALSWNTWANKSYNSTVDLFNTIKKTDTEYTWSKNREDSRSYNNSVNLNYELKTDSLGSKLNVNAAYLNYRRFQFTDNQTFASDINRNVGGRKTQVLQDLPQIINNFSGMVDYNQKFKNDLTVSVGGNYNKTKTDNDSKNITYSFDPLTSPDSRPNHFIYDENIYGMYLTVEKKISDKLSGKIGARYEITNSLGTSDNAPTEALKRIERNYNNLLPYLSLNYAINDKNNISYSFSSRMRRPSFWELNPVRNILTEDNYTQNDPFVKASSTYNQELTYMYRNSYFLILNHSYIQDVITQVPLQGYPVSPDGKIGDNPALRYIRTNFGNKQEMSAMVGIQKSFFQTILDDQL, encoded by the coding sequence ATCGGGGGGTATCTGAATATTGATTATCAGCTTAATGATAAAAGCAACCTCGCATTATCATGGAATACCTGGGCGAATAAAAGCTATAACTCAACGGTAGATTTATTCAATACCATTAAAAAAACAGATACGGAATATACATGGTCCAAAAACAGAGAAGATTCAAGGTCCTACAACAATTCTGTCAATTTGAATTATGAACTGAAAACAGATTCACTAGGCAGTAAACTGAATGTAAATGCTGCTTACCTCAACTATAGAAGATTCCAGTTTACAGATAATCAAACTTTTGCTTCAGATATCAACAGAAATGTGGGAGGAAGGAAAACACAGGTGCTTCAGGATCTTCCGCAGATCATTAATAATTTCTCCGGAATGGTAGATTACAATCAGAAATTTAAAAATGATCTTACCGTTTCAGTTGGAGGAAACTACAATAAAACCAAAACAGACAACGATTCTAAAAACATTACTTATTCTTTTGATCCCCTGACATCCCCGGATTCAAGACCCAACCATTTTATTTATGATGAAAACATCTACGGAATGTATCTTACCGTTGAGAAAAAGATCTCTGACAAACTTTCAGGAAAAATAGGAGCCCGATACGAGATCACAAACAGTTTGGGAACTTCTGACAATGCTCCTACAGAAGCGCTTAAAAGGATTGAAAGAAACTACAATAACTTACTTCCTTACCTGAGCCTGAATTATGCGATTAATGATAAAAATAATATTTCATACTCTTTTTCAAGCAGAATGAGAAGACCGAGTTTCTGGGAACTTAATCCTGTAAGAAACATCCTGACGGAAGATAATTACACTCAGAATGACCCGTTTGTAAAAGCTTCCTCTACCTACAATCAGGAACTTACATACATGTACAGAAATTCCTATTTTTTGATTTTAAACCATTCTTACATTCAGGACGTGATTACGCAGGTTCCGCTTCAGGGATATCCGGTATCGCCGGATGGTAAGATTGGAGATAATCCGGCATTAAGATATATCAGAACCAATTTTGGAAAT